From a region of the Kaistia sp. 32K genome:
- a CDS encoding membrane-bound PQQ-dependent dehydrogenase, glucose/quinate/shikimate family — MAQSRTPLGIGGWLLVLFGIVVALVGLLLAGLGVQLITLGGSWYYALAGVGLLIVGVLHILRRPVATWLYILILLATIAWAIWEVGLDFWPLVPRLVAPAVLAVIALILVPAFPARNGARRSSGPAILLALVLFVALGAAVVYAFKPHGVIRNEIASSAPTAVPPAAMSATEWRHYGRTPNGTRYAPIDQINRDNVKNLEVAWTFQTGDPAVSGAEDQNTPLQVGDTVYTCSPHNIVHALNAETGAVRWKFDPQAKSPLWQRCRGVSYYEPAVATAAPAATDPAPAEGTEATATPAAQAPAPVADNCGARIVLTTIDARLIQIDAKTGELCTGFGNNGTVDLKNGMGEVKAGFYFQTSAPTVMRDLILVGGWVWDNVETGEPSGAVRAFNARTGELAWAWDLGNPNITKLPPEGESYTRGTPNVWSTPSYDEALGLVYLPTGNATPDFFGAHRSKAAEDYTASVVALDIETGRERWKFQTVHHDLWDYDVPSQPALYDVPDGKGGKTPALIQVTKRGQIFLLDRRDGTPIAEVQEKPVPQAGGVKEDFLSPTQPYSIGMPSIGTEPFTEARMWGATPIDQLLCRIAFKKMRYEGEFTPPGTTRSLIYPGYYGGMNWGSASIDEANGLLVVNDIRMPQFLELLPREVADNYGPSAAHDGLGTQKGTPYGALKNGFMSILGVPCHQPPYGTITGIDLKSRQIVWQVPAGTLQDTGPLGLKTGLPIPVGMPSLGGPTTTAGGLVFYAGTQDYYLRALDSATGEELWKGRLPVGAQATPMTYVSPESGRQFVVISAGGARQSPDRGDYIVAYALPKAN; from the coding sequence ATGGCCCAATCGAGAACTCCGCTCGGCATAGGCGGATGGCTGCTTGTCCTGTTCGGAATCGTCGTCGCGCTTGTCGGCCTGCTGCTCGCCGGCCTCGGCGTCCAGCTGATCACGCTGGGCGGCTCGTGGTATTACGCGCTGGCGGGCGTCGGTCTGCTGATCGTCGGCGTCCTGCACATCCTGCGCCGGCCGGTGGCCACCTGGCTCTACATCCTGATCCTTCTGGCGACGATCGCCTGGGCGATCTGGGAAGTCGGTCTGGACTTCTGGCCGCTGGTGCCGCGCCTGGTCGCGCCCGCCGTCCTCGCCGTCATCGCGCTGATCCTCGTGCCGGCCTTCCCGGCCCGCAACGGTGCGCGCCGATCGTCGGGCCCGGCCATCCTGCTCGCGCTCGTTCTCTTCGTCGCGCTGGGGGCTGCCGTCGTCTACGCCTTCAAGCCGCACGGCGTCATCCGCAATGAAATCGCTTCGTCCGCGCCAACGGCCGTGCCGCCAGCGGCGATGAGCGCCACCGAATGGCGCCACTATGGCCGCACGCCGAACGGCACGCGCTATGCCCCGATCGACCAGATCAACCGCGACAATGTGAAGAATCTGGAAGTCGCCTGGACTTTCCAGACCGGCGATCCCGCGGTTTCCGGCGCCGAGGACCAGAACACGCCGCTGCAGGTCGGCGACACCGTCTACACCTGCTCGCCGCACAACATCGTGCATGCGCTCAACGCCGAAACGGGCGCGGTACGCTGGAAGTTCGATCCGCAGGCGAAATCGCCGCTCTGGCAGCGCTGCCGGGGCGTCAGCTATTACGAGCCGGCCGTCGCCACCGCGGCGCCTGCCGCGACCGATCCGGCGCCGGCCGAGGGTACCGAGGCTACGGCCACTCCGGCCGCCCAAGCCCCGGCTCCCGTCGCCGACAATTGCGGCGCCCGCATCGTGCTGACGACGATCGACGCCCGCCTGATCCAGATCGACGCCAAGACCGGCGAGCTCTGCACCGGCTTCGGCAACAACGGCACGGTCGACCTCAAGAACGGCATGGGCGAAGTCAAGGCCGGCTTCTACTTCCAGACCTCGGCGCCCACCGTCATGCGCGACCTGATCCTGGTCGGCGGTTGGGTCTGGGACAATGTCGAGACGGGCGAGCCTTCCGGCGCCGTCCGCGCCTTCAACGCCCGCACCGGCGAACTGGCCTGGGCCTGGGATCTCGGCAACCCCAACATCACCAAGCTGCCGCCGGAAGGCGAGAGCTACACGCGCGGCACGCCCAACGTCTGGTCGACGCCGAGCTATGACGAAGCCCTCGGCCTCGTCTACCTGCCGACCGGCAACGCGACGCCCGACTTCTTCGGCGCGCATCGCTCGAAGGCGGCCGAGGACTACACCGCCTCGGTGGTGGCGCTCGACATCGAGACCGGCCGCGAGCGCTGGAAGTTCCAGACCGTGCATCACGATCTCTGGGACTACGATGTTCCCTCGCAGCCGGCGCTCTATGACGTTCCGGACGGCAAGGGAGGCAAGACGCCAGCCCTGATCCAGGTCACCAAGCGCGGCCAGATCTTCCTGCTCGACCGGCGCGACGGCACGCCGATCGCCGAGGTGCAGGAGAAGCCGGTGCCGCAGGCCGGCGGCGTCAAGGAGGACTTCCTGTCGCCGACCCAGCCCTATTCGATCGGCATGCCCTCGATCGGCACCGAGCCCTTCACCGAGGCGCGAATGTGGGGCGCGACGCCGATCGACCAGCTGCTCTGCCGCATCGCCTTCAAGAAGATGCGCTACGAGGGCGAGTTCACCCCGCCCGGCACCACCCGCTCGCTGATCTACCCGGGCTATTACGGCGGCATGAACTGGGGTAGCGCCTCGATCGACGAGGCGAACGGCCTGCTCGTCGTCAACGACATCCGCATGCCGCAGTTCCTCGAGCTGCTGCCGCGCGAGGTCGCCGACAATTACGGCCCGTCGGCGGCGCATGACGGCCTCGGCACGCAGAAGGGCACGCCGTATGGCGCGCTCAAGAACGGCTTCATGTCGATCCTCGGCGTGCCCTGCCACCAGCCGCCCTACGGCACGATCACCGGCATCGACCTGAAGTCGCGCCAGATCGTCTGGCAGGTTCCGGCCGGCACGCTGCAGGATACCGGTCCGCTCGGCCTGAAGACCGGCCTGCCGATCCCGGTCGGCATGCCGTCGCTCGGCGGCCCGACGACGACGGCCGGCGGCCTCGTCTTCTATGCCGGCACCCAGGACTACTATCTGCGCGCGCTCGACAGCGCGACGGGCGAGGAACTCTGGAAGGGCCGGCTTCCCGTCGGCGCCCAGGCGACCCCGATGACCTATGTCTCGCCGGAGAGCGGCCGGCAGTTCGTCGTCATCTCGGCCGGCGGCGCCCGCCAGTCGCCCGATCGCGGCGACTACATCGTCGCCTACGCCCTGCCGAAGGCGAACTGA
- the tauA gene encoding taurine ABC transporter substrate-binding protein — translation MSKFTRRTFVATAAAIGLTLAAGATARADETKLTIGYQTVVEPSKVPQADGLYEKAANAKIDWKKFDSGADVIAAIASGAVDIGYVGSSPLAAAASRELPIETIFVVGLIGDSEALVVRDGAKISEPKDLVGKKIAVPFVSTTHYSLLAALKHWGIDPKSVEILNLRPPEIAAAWERGDIDAAYVWDPALGKIKENGKVLTDSAQVATFGAPTFDAWIVRKEFANAHPEAVKAFVKTTGQAYADFRAKPESWDAKSEQAAKIARLTGAKVEEVPALLKGYHFPLLGEQASNELLGGGTVKAITDASAFLKEQGKIPAVLPDYSSYVTTKFVTEAQASN, via the coding sequence ATGTCGAAATTCACCCGCCGCACCTTCGTCGCCACGGCCGCCGCGATCGGCCTGACGCTCGCCGCCGGCGCCACCGCCCGCGCCGACGAGACCAAGCTGACCATCGGCTACCAGACGGTGGTCGAGCCCTCCAAGGTCCCGCAGGCCGACGGCCTCTATGAGAAGGCCGCCAACGCCAAGATCGACTGGAAGAAGTTCGATTCCGGCGCCGACGTGATCGCGGCAATCGCTTCCGGCGCGGTCGATATCGGCTATGTCGGGTCGAGCCCGCTCGCCGCCGCCGCCAGCCGCGAACTGCCGATCGAGACCATTTTCGTCGTCGGCCTGATCGGCGATTCCGAGGCGCTGGTCGTGCGTGACGGCGCCAAGATCAGCGAGCCGAAGGATCTCGTCGGCAAGAAGATCGCCGTGCCCTTCGTCTCGACGACGCATTACAGCCTGCTCGCGGCGCTGAAGCATTGGGGCATCGATCCGAAGTCGGTCGAGATCCTGAACCTGCGTCCGCCGGAGATCGCGGCGGCCTGGGAGCGCGGCGACATCGACGCGGCCTACGTTTGGGATCCGGCGCTCGGCAAGATCAAGGAGAACGGCAAGGTTCTGACCGACTCCGCGCAGGTCGCGACCTTCGGCGCGCCCACCTTCGACGCTTGGATCGTCCGCAAGGAATTCGCCAACGCGCATCCGGAAGCGGTCAAGGCCTTCGTCAAGACGACGGGCCAGGCCTATGCCGACTTCCGCGCCAAGCCGGAGAGCTGGGACGCCAAGTCGGAACAGGCCGCCAAGATCGCCCGTCTGACCGGCGCCAAGGTCGAGGAAGTCCCGGCCCTGCTCAAGGGCTACCACTTCCCGCTGCTCGGCGAGCAGGCTTCGAACGAGCTGCTCGGCGGCGGCACGGTCAAGGCGATCACCGACGCCTCGGCCTTCCTCAAGGAGCAGGGCAAGATCCCGGCCGTGCTCCCCGATTACAGCAGCTACGTCACGACGAAGTTCGTGACCGAGGCTCAAGCTTCCAACTGA
- a CDS encoding taurine ABC transporter ATP-binding protein — translation MPHLALENISLRYDGGAPVLSNVSLDIRSGEFVVVVGRSGCGKTSLLNLAAGFLSPASGRVLVDGEPVTGPGAQRAVVFQNDALFPWLSTAENIAFAARLAGVGPAERRQQADRLLDVVGLAGLGDRPVWQLSGGQRQRIGLARALAADPAFLLMDEPLGALDAMTREGMQDLLLSAWARSGAGTLLITHGVEEALYLATRIIVMAPGPGRIIRRLDVDFGRRRLAGESARSIKVSPAFVTAREDLLDSIFEREAA, via the coding sequence ATGCCCCATCTCGCGCTTGAAAACATTTCGCTCCGCTATGACGGCGGCGCGCCGGTGCTGTCGAACGTCTCGCTCGACATCCGCTCCGGCGAATTCGTCGTCGTGGTCGGGCGGTCGGGCTGCGGCAAGACCTCGCTCCTGAACCTCGCCGCGGGCTTCCTCTCGCCCGCCTCCGGCCGCGTCCTCGTCGATGGCGAGCCGGTGACGGGCCCCGGCGCCCAGCGCGCCGTCGTCTTCCAGAATGACGCGCTGTTCCCCTGGCTATCGACCGCGGAAAACATCGCCTTCGCCGCCCGGCTTGCCGGCGTCGGCCCGGCCGAGCGGCGGCAGCAGGCCGACCGCCTGCTTGATGTCGTCGGCCTCGCCGGGCTCGGCGACCGGCCGGTCTGGCAATTGTCGGGCGGCCAGCGCCAGCGCATCGGCCTCGCCCGCGCGCTTGCCGCCGATCCCGCCTTCCTGCTGATGGACGAGCCGCTCGGCGCGCTCGACGCGATGACGCGCGAAGGCATGCAGGACCTGTTGCTCTCCGCCTGGGCCCGGAGCGGCGCCGGCACGCTGCTGATCACCCACGGCGTCGAGGAAGCGCTCTATCTCGCGACCCGCATCATCGTCATGGCGCCCGGCCCCGGTCGCATCATCCGCCGGCTCGACGTCGATTTCGGCCGCCGCCGCCTTGCCGGCGAAAGTGCACGCTCGATCAAGGTGAGCCCCGCCTTCGTCACCGCGCGCGAGGATCTCCTCGACAGCATCTTTGAGAGGGAAGCCGCATGA
- a CDS encoding ABC transporter permease subunit, with translation MSLDLAEASLAPARAAEPAATEPPAARKRPVVAITATATVAALLLAWTVAAYFQLVSALFLPSPLAVGKAFLTVAREGFVDATLWQHLAASLARVFAALVAATLIAVPIGFAIGSSRIGRGIFDPIIEFLRPIPPLAYLPLVIIWFGIGEPSKILIIGIAMLAPIVISTASGVKGVDADRLNAARSLGATRGQLLRHVVLPSALPSILTGIRIALGAGWSTLVAAELVAASRGLGFMIQSAAQFLVTDVVLMGILVIAAVAFALEAILRWIERRLVPWAGKT, from the coding sequence ATGAGCCTCGATCTCGCCGAAGCGAGCCTCGCCCCGGCGCGAGCCGCCGAGCCCGCCGCGACGGAGCCGCCGGCGGCGCGAAAGCGCCCGGTCGTCGCCATCACGGCGACCGCGACCGTCGCCGCGCTGCTGCTGGCCTGGACGGTCGCCGCCTATTTCCAGCTCGTCTCGGCCCTGTTCCTGCCTTCGCCGCTCGCGGTCGGCAAGGCGTTCCTGACGGTGGCGCGCGAAGGCTTCGTCGACGCGACGCTCTGGCAGCATCTCGCCGCCAGCCTCGCCCGCGTTTTCGCCGCGCTCGTCGCCGCGACGCTGATCGCCGTGCCGATTGGCTTCGCCATCGGTTCCAGCCGGATCGGCCGCGGCATCTTCGATCCGATCATCGAGTTCCTGCGCCCGATCCCGCCGCTCGCCTATCTGCCGCTGGTGATCATCTGGTTCGGCATCGGCGAGCCGTCGAAGATCCTGATCATCGGCATCGCCATGCTGGCGCCGATCGTGATCTCGACGGCATCCGGTGTGAAGGGCGTCGACGCCGACCGCCTGAACGCCGCCCGCTCGCTCGGCGCGACGCGCGGGCAGCTTCTGCGCCATGTCGTGCTACCCAGCGCCCTGCCCTCGATCCTGACCGGCATCCGCATCGCGCTCGGCGCCGGCTGGTCGACGCTGGTCGCGGCCGAGCTCGTCGCCGCCTCGCGCGGACTCGGCTTCATGATCCAGTCGGCGGCGCAGTTTCTCGTCACCGACGTGGTGCTGATGGGCATCCTGGTGATCGCCGCCGTCGCCTTCGCGCTGGAAGCGATTTTGCGCTGGATCGAGCGCCGGCTCGTCCCCTGGGCGGGCAAGACATAG
- a CDS encoding patatin-like phospholipase family protein: MLKRFGAALRFAGLAAAIVTSGCSAIDSTPINQTSREAGKPSPDAIPDPADDGSTIVALAFSGGGTRAAAFAYGALTELDTLIIDDHPRERSLVDDVRSVAGTSGGAVMAAYLGYKGKDEFVDFRERFLEQNAEAYMRTSPNPANLMTAAVNGGANDRNSFGRWLDEKLFDGQTYAAFEKPDRPLVWITASDIYNNTPFLFTQDTFSALCSDLDQVKIADAVAASAAVPVVFAPVVLNTPEKGACNYQRPAWLQKALASDNPSVRLQAYARALDSYQSKDELKYVRLLDGGLTDNLGIGGLSLERARATTPYAPLSATQAVRIHNFLFIVTDAGVDGQYDWGTSPKSPHLGKILRSVADTTIAASTGHGFDAVDLTLNEWQQHLIRYRCGLSNAEVLRHRGTLVGWNCRDVIVTTEHLTFRDADPSLFRELNSIPTRLHLDKKQVDLVIEAGRQAVQRNANIQKIARETRQRSRIFDAIGTVREARN, from the coding sequence TTGCTGAAGAGGTTTGGGGCGGCGCTGCGGTTCGCCGGGCTCGCGGCGGCGATCGTCACGTCGGGCTGCTCGGCGATCGACAGCACGCCGATCAACCAGACGAGCCGTGAAGCGGGCAAGCCGTCGCCGGACGCGATCCCCGATCCGGCTGACGACGGCAGCACGATTGTCGCGCTCGCCTTCTCAGGCGGCGGCACGCGCGCGGCGGCCTTCGCCTATGGCGCGCTCACCGAGCTCGACACGCTGATCATCGACGACCATCCGCGCGAGCGCAGCCTGGTCGACGACGTCCGCTCCGTCGCCGGCACGTCGGGCGGCGCCGTCATGGCCGCCTATCTCGGCTACAAGGGCAAGGACGAATTCGTCGATTTCCGCGAGCGCTTCCTCGAGCAGAACGCCGAGGCCTATATGCGGACGTCCCCCAACCCGGCCAATCTCATGACCGCGGCCGTCAATGGCGGCGCCAACGACCGCAACAGCTTCGGCCGCTGGCTCGACGAGAAACTGTTCGACGGCCAGACCTATGCCGCCTTCGAAAAGCCGGACCGGCCGCTCGTCTGGATCACCGCCTCGGACATCTACAACAACACGCCCTTCCTCTTCACCCAGGATACGTTCTCGGCACTCTGCAGCGATCTCGACCAGGTCAAGATCGCGGATGCCGTCGCCGCCTCGGCCGCCGTTCCGGTCGTCTTCGCCCCCGTCGTGCTCAACACGCCCGAGAAGGGGGCCTGCAACTATCAGAGGCCGGCCTGGCTGCAGAAGGCGCTCGCTTCCGACAACCCTTCCGTCCGCCTGCAGGCCTATGCGCGCGCGCTCGACTCCTACCAGTCGAAGGACGAGCTCAAATATGTGCGCCTGCTGGATGGCGGGCTGACCGACAATCTCGGCATCGGCGGCCTGTCGCTCGAGCGCGCCCGCGCCACCACGCCCTATGCGCCGCTCTCCGCGACCCAGGCGGTTCGCATTCACAACTTCCTATTCATCGTCACCGATGCCGGCGTCGACGGGCAATATGACTGGGGAACGTCGCCGAAGAGCCCGCATCTCGGCAAGATCCTGCGCTCCGTCGCCGACACGACGATCGCCGCCTCGACCGGCCATGGCTTCGACGCCGTCGACCTGACGCTCAACGAATGGCAGCAGCACCTGATCCGCTACCGCTGCGGGCTGTCGAACGCCGAGGTGTTGCGCCATCGCGGCACGCTGGTCGGCTGGAACTGCCGCGATGTCATCGTCACCACCGAACACCTGACGTTCCGCGACGCCGACCCGTCGCTCTTTCGGGAGCTGAACAGCATTCCGACCCGGCTGCACCTCGACAAGAAGCAGGTCGACCTCGTGATCGAAGCCGGTCGCCAGGCCGTTCAGCGCAATGCCAACATCCAGAAGATCGCCCGCGAGACGCGCCAGCGCTCGCGGATCTTCGACGCGATCGGCACGGTTCGCGAGGCGCGGAACTAG
- a CDS encoding LemA family protein yields the protein MTTWIVLAVIAAAALYAISLYNTLVAKRNLAHEGWSGIDVQLKRRADLIPNLVETVKGYAAHEKGIFEDVAAKRAASMNAGDVKSQAAADQALSGALGRLIAISEAYPELKADANFRELQGQLANIEDEMQMARRYYNGTVRDLNTAIQTFPSVLVANMFGFRPEAFYEIEDRAAAQIPPKVSF from the coding sequence ATGACCACATGGATTGTCCTGGCCGTGATCGCGGCTGCCGCGCTCTATGCGATCAGCCTCTACAACACGCTCGTCGCCAAGCGGAACCTCGCGCATGAGGGCTGGAGCGGCATCGACGTGCAGTTGAAGCGCCGCGCCGACCTGATCCCCAATCTGGTCGAGACGGTGAAGGGCTATGCCGCGCATGAGAAAGGCATCTTCGAGGATGTCGCGGCGAAGCGCGCCGCCAGCATGAATGCCGGCGACGTCAAGAGCCAGGCGGCGGCGGACCAGGCGCTCTCCGGCGCGCTCGGCCGGTTGATCGCGATCTCCGAGGCCTATCCGGAGCTGAAGGCGGACGCGAATTTCCGCGAGTTGCAGGGCCAGCTCGCCAATATCGAGGACGAGATGCAGATGGCGCGCCGCTACTACAACGGCACCGTGCGCGACCTGAACACGGCGATCCAGACCTTCCCGAGCGTGCTCGTCGCCAACATGTTCGGCTTCCGGCCCGAAGCCTTCTACGAGATCGAGGATCGCGCCGCCGCGCAGATCCCGCCCAAGGTCTCGTTCTGA
- a CDS encoding DUF2207 domain-containing protein, translated as MRADRLRATCLGLAAGLLLAFAPLAAGAEERILRFVSDVTVERNGDLEVVETIRVQAEGNEIRRGILRDFPTTYRDDRGGSVVVGFDVESVTRDGQNEPFAIETLSNGKRIRIGSAETLLTPGPHDYVIRYRTNRQIGFFDDFDELYWNVTGTGWTFPIDVAEARITLPEAVPFGNTAIYTGQQGERGQDARVVSKEPGRIVFRTTAPLPAHNGLTVAAAWPKGVVAAPSSGQRTYWWLRDNIGPVFALFGAAGGLLYLFQAWRKAGRDPKPGPIIPLFTPPEGLSAAATRYISEMNFDDRAFTAAILDLGVKGQLKIADSGKALALTRTPGGKPAGPAEMAAAQVLFGSGGEIRLVQSNHMTLSSAEATLARGLAKAYSGTVFNMNSGWLTGGVLITLAAYILAGIGLVSTMGENGLVAAFSLVFLSIPAIVVGLTLRSLRGSPWYKRIFALLFTGIFALAFGGAGLGVFLSAARGPLDFAVLLLPFALLPVLASAFSWMRSPTPEGQKLRDAVAGFRQYLGIAEEHRLEILHPPEKTPELFERYLPYAVALDVENAWAKKFAGVLAAAGATAAVSSWYLANNNRSATDLVDRLGSGLSQTVASASTAPGSSSGSGGFSSGSSGGGSSGGGGGGGGGSGW; from the coding sequence ATGCGCGCCGACCGCCTCCGCGCCACCTGCCTCGGCCTCGCCGCCGGCCTGCTGCTGGCGTTCGCGCCGCTCGCCGCCGGCGCCGAGGAGCGCATTCTCCGCTTCGTCTCGGATGTGACGGTCGAGCGGAACGGCGATCTCGAAGTCGTCGAGACGATCCGCGTCCAGGCCGAGGGTAACGAGATCCGGCGCGGCATCCTGCGCGATTTTCCGACCACCTATCGGGATGACAGGGGCGGTTCGGTCGTCGTCGGCTTCGACGTGGAATCGGTCACCCGCGACGGCCAGAACGAGCCCTTCGCGATCGAGACGCTCTCGAACGGCAAGCGCATCCGCATCGGCTCGGCCGAGACGCTGCTCACGCCCGGCCCGCACGACTACGTCATCCGCTACCGGACGAACCGGCAGATCGGCTTCTTCGACGATTTCGACGAGCTCTACTGGAACGTTACCGGCACCGGCTGGACCTTCCCGATCGACGTCGCCGAGGCGCGCATCACGCTGCCGGAGGCCGTGCCGTTCGGCAATACCGCGATCTATACCGGCCAGCAGGGCGAACGGGGCCAGGATGCCCGGGTCGTCTCGAAGGAACCGGGCCGCATCGTCTTCCGCACGACGGCGCCCCTGCCGGCGCATAACGGGCTTACCGTCGCCGCCGCATGGCCGAAGGGCGTCGTCGCCGCGCCGAGCTCCGGGCAGCGCACTTACTGGTGGCTTCGGGACAATATCGGCCCCGTCTTCGCCCTGTTCGGCGCCGCAGGCGGACTGCTCTATCTGTTCCAGGCCTGGCGCAAGGCCGGACGTGACCCGAAGCCGGGCCCGATCATCCCGCTGTTCACGCCGCCCGAGGGGCTCTCGGCGGCCGCGACGCGCTACATCTCCGAGATGAACTTCGACGATCGCGCCTTCACGGCCGCGATCCTCGATCTCGGCGTCAAGGGCCAGCTCAAGATCGCCGATAGCGGCAAGGCGCTGGCGCTGACCCGCACACCGGGCGGCAAGCCGGCCGGCCCGGCCGAGATGGCAGCGGCGCAGGTGCTGTTCGGCAGCGGCGGCGAGATCCGCCTCGTACAGTCGAACCACATGACGCTGTCGAGCGCCGAGGCGACGCTGGCGCGCGGTCTCGCCAAGGCCTATTCCGGCACCGTCTTCAACATGAACAGTGGCTGGCTGACCGGCGGCGTCCTGATCACGCTCGCCGCCTATATCCTGGCCGGCATCGGGCTGGTCAGCACCATGGGCGAGAACGGCCTCGTCGCCGCGTTCAGCCTGGTGTTCCTGTCGATCCCGGCCATCGTCGTCGGCCTCACCCTGCGGTCGCTGCGCGGCAGCCCCTGGTACAAGCGGATCTTCGCGCTGCTCTTCACCGGCATCTTCGCGCTCGCTTTCGGCGGCGCCGGGCTCGGCGTGTTCCTGAGCGCCGCACGCGGACCGCTCGATTTCGCCGTGTTGCTGCTGCCCTTCGCGCTGCTGCCGGTGCTCGCCTCCGCCTTCTCGTGGATGCGTTCGCCGACGCCGGAAGGCCAGAAGCTGCGCGATGCCGTCGCCGGATTCCGCCAGTATCTCGGCATCGCGGAGGAGCACCGGCTGGAAATACTGCATCCGCCGGAGAAGACGCCGGAGCTGTTCGAGCGCTACCTGCCCTATGCCGTCGCGCTCGACGTCGAGAACGCCTGGGCCAAGAAATTCGCCGGCGTGCTCGCCGCAGCCGGTGCGACCGCGGCGGTATCGAGCTGGTATCTCGCCAACAACAACCGCAGCGCCACCGATCTCGTCGACCGGCTCGGCTCCGGCCTGTCACAGACGGTCGCCTCGGCGTCGACGGCGCCGGGATCGAGCTCCGGCTCGGGCGGCTTCAGTTCAGGAAGCAGCGGCGGCGGTTCGTCCGGCGGCGGAGGCGGTGGCGGCGGCGGTTCCGGCTGGTAA
- a CDS encoding DoxX family protein translates to MGKTIAILVARLIFGGIFVMAASFKLIDINGTAGYIASAGFPFPLFLAWVAALFELALAVALLTGAFFSEAALLAAAYILFLAFAFHGPSHWNGNQTEFGFFIDHFTFIAGLLFAAVHGPGKTLAIHASLLGRAHEGEADGYRA, encoded by the coding sequence ATGGGAAAGACCATTGCCATCCTTGTCGCCCGGCTGATCTTCGGCGGCATCTTCGTCATGGCCGCCAGCTTCAAGCTCATCGATATCAACGGCACCGCCGGCTACATCGCGTCGGCGGGATTTCCGTTTCCGCTCTTTCTGGCCTGGGTGGCGGCGCTCTTCGAGCTGGCGCTCGCGGTGGCGCTCCTGACCGGCGCCTTCTTCTCGGAAGCCGCGCTGCTCGCCGCCGCCTATATCCTGTTCCTCGCCTTCGCCTTCCATGGGCCTTCGCACTGGAACGGCAACCAGACCGAATTCGGCTTCTTTATCGACCACTTCACCTTCATCGCTGGGCTGCTCTTCGCGGCGGTGCATGGACCGGGCAAGACACTGGCGATCCATGCCTCCCTGCTCGGCCGCGCCCATGAGGGCGAAGCCGACGGATATCGGGCCTGA